The sequence below is a genomic window from Streptomyces sp. NBC_00289.
GCGTCCGCCGCCGGATCTCCGGAAGCCGCAGCCCACGCCTCGCTCACCGCCGCCGCGGACGCGTACCGCTCCAGACAGCCGTGCTGCCCGCAGGGACACGCGGCGCCGCCGGGCCGGACGACGATGTGGCCGATCTCGCCCGCGAAGCCGTGGGCGCCCGCCTCGACCCGGCCGCCGATGCCGATGGCGCCCGCTATGCCGGTGCCGAGCGCCACGAACAGGTAGCGGTCGGCGCCCTGCCCGGCCCCGATGCGGCCCTCGGCGAGCCCGCCGGTGCGTACGTCGTGGCCGAGGGCGACCGGGACACCACCGAGGCGCTCGGCGAGCAGGTCGCGCAGCGGTACGTCACGCCAGCCCAGGTTGGCCGCGTAGGCGGCGACGCCCCGCTCGGCGTCGACGATGCCGGGTACGGCGACGCCGGCGGCGGCCGCGGGCTCGCCGAAGTGCTCGATGCCGTACGCGCGCAGCTCGGCGGCGAAGTCGAGGATCGCCTCGACCACCGCGTCCGGGCCGCGCTCGCGCCCGGTGGCGCGGCGGGCCTGGTACAGCAGCGTGGGGCGCTCGGCGGGGCCGCCGCCGGGCGGTATGGCGCTCGCCTCCGCCAGGGCGGCCTTCATCCCGGTGCCGCCCACGTCGAGGGCGATGACATGTCTCACGGGTGACAGTGTGGCGTGTTGACCCGCAAGAGGTCTAGTCCACTACGTGGTGTAGACCTTATGGTCGAGGTCCTGAAAGTTTCGGCAGGGTTGGGGCGAGCGAAGTGCATCGGCGAAGGACAGGAACGATCGCGGTGGTGTCCGCTCTGGGCATGACCGCGGTGCTCGGTGGCTGCGGACTCTCCGGCGGCTCCGACCAGGTCACTCTGAAGCTGGTCGCCGCGGACTACGGCGACAGCGCGGCGAACAGTTCCGAGAAGTACTGGGCCAGGCTCGTCGGGGAGTACGAGGCCGGCCATCCGGACGTGAAGGTCGACGTCAGCGTCTACTCCTGGAACGACGTGGACCGCAAGGTCCAGGAGATGGCCGACGCCGGCCGGGCCCCCGACATGGCGCAGATCGGCGCCTACGCCGACTACGCGGCCAAGGGCCTGCTCTACACGGCCGACGACCTGCTCTCCATCACCACGCAGGCCGACCTCGTCTCCCAGCTGGCCGCCGCGGGCCAGGTGAACAACGTGCAGTACGGCATGCCGTTCGCGTCCTCCACACGCCTGCTGTTCTACAACAAGAGCCTCTTCGCGAAGGCCGGCCTCACCCCGCCGAAGACGTGGGACGAGCTCGCCACCGACGCGGCGGCGCTCAAGGCGCAGGGCGTGAAGTACCCGTACGCGCTGCCGCTGGGCCCGGAGGAGGCCCAGGCCGAGACCATGCAGTGGCTGCTCAGCGGCGGAGGCGGCTACACCGACCAGCTCGGCACGTACCAGATCGACTCCAGCCAGAACGTCGACACCTTCACCTGGCTCAAGAACGACCTGGTCGGCAAGGGCCTGACCGGACCGGTCGCGCCCGGCAAGCTCGACCGCGCCACCGCCTTCGCCGCGTTCGCGAACGGCGAGGTGGGGATGCTCAACGGACACCCCTCGCTGATGAAGAGCGCCGCCGCGAAGGGCGTGAAGTTCGGCATGGTGCCGATGCCCGGCGCCGACGGGCAGAGCAAGGTCGCGATGGGCGTCGCCGACTGGATGATGGCCTTCAAGAAGAACGGGCACGCCGAACAGGTCGGGGACTTCCTCGACTTCGTCTACAGCCGGAAGAACGTGCTCGCCTTCTCCCGCGAGTACGACCTGCTGCCGGTCACCAACTCCGCGTCCGAGGTCATGAGCGCGGCGAAGCGGGACGCGGACCTTAAGCCCTTCCTCACCGAACTCCCGCTCTCGGAACTCCCCCCGGTCGGCAAGACGTCCTGGGCCGGCGTCAGCGCGGACGTGAAGAAGGAGATCGGCCAGGCGGTCGCCCCGGGCGGCAGCCCCGCCGCGATCCTCAGCCGGCTCCAGGCGGCGTCGTCGTCGCAGACCACCGAGTAGCCGCTACCGCGCTGTCGGTGGCGGGGACTACGGTGCGGGACATGGAGCAGGAGCGGCTCGGCCGCCGCGAACAGGACGTCCTCGCGCTGGAACGCCGGGGCTTTCCCGGCCCCGGCGCGAAGGAGCGGGCGATACGCGAGGAGCTGGGACTCGCGCCGGTGCGCTACTACCAGCTGCTCAACG
It includes:
- a CDS encoding ROK family protein; the protein is MRHVIALDVGGTGMKAALAEASAIPPGGGPAERPTLLYQARRATGRERGPDAVVEAILDFAAELRAYGIEHFGEPAAAAGVAVPGIVDAERGVAAYAANLGWRDVPLRDLLAERLGGVPVALGHDVRTGGLAEGRIGAGQGADRYLFVALGTGIAGAIGIGGRVEAGAHGFAGEIGHIVVRPGGAACPCGQHGCLERYASAAAVSEAWAAASGDPAADAASCAEATRSGDPRARAVWQDAVDALADGLVTALTLLDPRTLIIGGGLAEAGETLFVPLRDAVRRRVTFQKLPALVPAALGDTAGCLGAGLLARDLLTATSTTPTTPEVTT
- a CDS encoding ABC transporter substrate-binding protein, which translates into the protein MTAVLGGCGLSGGSDQVTLKLVAADYGDSAANSSEKYWARLVGEYEAGHPDVKVDVSVYSWNDVDRKVQEMADAGRAPDMAQIGAYADYAAKGLLYTADDLLSITTQADLVSQLAAAGQVNNVQYGMPFASSTRLLFYNKSLFAKAGLTPPKTWDELATDAAALKAQGVKYPYALPLGPEEAQAETMQWLLSGGGGYTDQLGTYQIDSSQNVDTFTWLKNDLVGKGLTGPVAPGKLDRATAFAAFANGEVGMLNGHPSLMKSAAAKGVKFGMVPMPGADGQSKVAMGVADWMMAFKKNGHAEQVGDFLDFVYSRKNVLAFSREYDLLPVTNSASEVMSAAKRDADLKPFLTELPLSELPPVGKTSWAGVSADVKKEIGQAVAPGGSPAAILSRLQAASSSQTTE
- a CDS encoding DUF3263 domain-containing protein, encoding MEQERLGRREQDVLALERRGFPGPGAKERAIREELGLAPVRYYQLLNALLDDPRALAHDPVTVNRLRRVRDARRAER